TGATTTCATTCTGGCAGCTTCACCTTCGAAgtatagtattttaaatttttactacTCTGTATAATATATGCCTGATCTGCTTTATGCTAACTTATTGCACACTGATTTCGATAGATTGTCAACTCTGTTGTTATGAACCACGTTTCCATTGCGGATGGTTGCTCTATTCAAGGGTCTATTATTTGCAGCAATGTACAGATCCAAGAGCGTGTCGTGTTGAAGGATTGTCAGGTAATACTGTCTAGGCCCATCTCTGTTCCAGTTTACATGTTTTGCTTTGCCTTGCCTTGTATAATGAGTCGGTGTTGATTTCCAGGTAGGAGCAGGTTTCGTAGTGAGTGCAGGGGGTGAATACAAGGGGGAAGCCTTGGCGAAGAAGGAAAAGTTCTAGTCGCTCGTTTAGTTGTGCAAGGTCTTGATAGCCCTCTTGTGTGCTGTTGCCACTGCTCCTTCTGTGTTGCTTCAAGAGTGGGccaattttggatttggaatgAACTAGTACTTGACAATTGTTGttgatttttggattttgagcTGAGAGTAGTCACAGTTACAGGGATAGCATGTGAAATTGTTGGTGAAGTGCATTTGTTGTACATTGAGAATCTTGTGCCATAAGTCTTTGCATCTTTAACAAAGGAGGGGCTATATCATTCATTGCTTCTTAAAGTTTCACTTTCACGCGGGAGATTCTTGAAAACGATGTGAACGTAGTAAAGTTCTTGATGCTTCAATTGCAGTTTGctcaataataatttagtggtattttaccattttgtaACGGTGAAAGAATGAAGCATAGGCCAactcaaaagagaaaaataaagtagtaggATAGGTTAAGTGGTAGCcgatacaataattaaaaaaaaaaaaacaaagtttgatttattcttttatatacgtaaaaattcaattgtaaggagtatataatttgttttcagtttgttcgatttgtattttaattgacCTACTAAAATATCACATATCTATACTTAAAATCCCACCCcaacaattcaatttttaatgagCACGTACCACACGATTGATTGCAACGATCACCATGGTGTTGCACGCACACATGTCAGTGCGGTGCCTAAGGACGTTCAATGACAAATGCGTGCGAGACTGCTACCTTCTTCATCAGCAATGTATCGGGTCACGCCTTTCTTGAAGGGTGTCTCCCACCTCCTATTAGACTTTTTACCTTGTTGTGTTCATATCCCACCATGGCACCATCCAAAAAGGCAAAATCCAAAGAACGGGACAAGAAGTACTCTCTTCGTCTCATTCTCTCTTagttaatcaatttttaaataaaactcaataaaattattttttataattaagaaaaatgacttcACTATGGAAGCTCCAAATTTCGATTATTCTTTATAGAGGAATCTTGTTGCCTAAGTTTGATGCAAATTAGCCATAGCTTTGTCTTCCTCCGCGATTCGAATAAATACATGACATGATTGCTATAAGATGCCCCGTCCGCaccatttatttttcactccTCTCCaatatctctctctcactcacaCAAAACAGACCATCCGATTTTCCTTTTCTGTAGGCGAGAATGGCAACAGTCGGAGCGATTCGCGAGAGCGAGGGATCAGCCAACAGCCTTGAAATTGACGCTCTTGCTCGTTTCGCCCTCGACGATCACAACAGGAAACaggttttctttttcagtcTCGTCGCTTCTGTTTTTCGGAGCGATTTCCATCGCATTTCTGTTCCATTTCTCTGTTTTTGGGACTATTAATCATCACACAAAcatctactactactacctcGCTCATTCTTCCctaattttgagaaattcaCATATCTAGGGTTTAGatctgaaattaattttatttttttaccagTATTTCGCAATTCTGTGAATTTATGGTTGATTTTTGTTTGCTCGATTTGTTGatcaaaatcctaatttttgATTGGTTTCAGAATTCTCTGTTGGAGTTCAAAAAGGTGTCGAATGTGAAGGAGCAAGTTGTCGCGGGCACAATGTACTACATAACGCTGGAGGCGGCCGACGGAGGCCACAACAAGGTTTACGAGGCCAAGGTTTGGGTGAAGCCATGGATGAACTTCAAGGAAGTTCAGGAATTCAAGCACGTCGGCGACGCTTGATTTCAATCCTCTACTCCACCATACTATATCTCCCTTAACTTGAATAATGTTGTAAGCTTGTTTCAACTTTGAAGGTCCACCTAATTTGTCTTATTTCGCCACTCTATCGTGATCATGAACACTACTAaatgatactactactattactattacttcttcttctcttgaTGCATTCTAATTGAGCATTGATCAGTGCCCTGTGGCTAGCTTCGAATTCATTCTGCGGATCTACCACCATGCCTCAATTATTATGCAATCTTAgatatatcaataatttattcacaataattaatttaccttttttttgttattctttCTTCTTGTTTGTTTATTCTCctgattaataatttgatgttaCGATCGtaaattattggaaaaaaatatgcattaaattCATTAACACACAagttaagaataaaataacttTGCACCAAAATTTGTTTACTTCCAGtgagaaattaaatgatactatatgaaaataagaatattgGTGATGtgtaaaaatagaattagtgTCGTCGTAatccacaaaaaaaatgtaaaatgaaaattataatgaGCCTAAACATATCTCATGCTCATTCAAGCATCAACAAATGTAGTGGAGATTTGCATGGAATTCGGTtgagtatttttgttggaaTATATGATTGTCAATAGATATAATGACTGGCAAGCTAATCTTTTCGTGATAGAAAATGAACCATGAGATATTTTACTTTGATGGTAAGATAGTCattcaatcatattttatttttgaaccGCGAGTCCAAAAAGTTTGCCTACATTTTCAAGTTATGCTTATATTTTTtgctcaaaaaataaaaagaggtAACAACAT
The nucleotide sequence above comes from Salvia hispanica cultivar TCC Black 2014 chromosome 5, UniMelb_Shisp_WGS_1.0, whole genome shotgun sequence. Encoded proteins:
- the LOC125187391 gene encoding cysteine proteinase inhibitor A-like; this translates as MATVGAIRESEGSANSLEIDALARFALDDHNRKQNSLLEFKKVSNVKEQVVAGTMYYITLEAADGGHNKVYEAKVWVKPWMNFKEVQEFKHVGDA